The proteins below come from a single Macaca fascicularis isolate 582-1 chromosome 9, T2T-MFA8v1.1 genomic window:
- the NT5C2 gene encoding cytosolic purine 5'-nucleotidase isoform X6, whose translation MESQCNSFKTGVTHTASASASLYKSPEYESLGFELTVERLVSIGYPQELLSFAYDSTFPTRGLVFDTLYGNLLKVDAYGNLLVCAHGFNFIRGSQVAVQKRPETREQYPNKFIQRDDTERFYILNTLFNLPETYLLACLVDFFTNCPRYTSCETGFKDGDLFMSYRSMFQDVRDAVDWVHYKGSLKEKTVENLEKYVVKDGKLPLLLSRMKEVGKVFLATNSDYKYTDKIMTYLFDFPHGPKPGSSHRPWQSYFDLILVDARKPLFFGEGTVLRQVDTKTGKLKIGTYTGPLQHGIVYSGGSSDTICDLLGAKGKDILYIGDHIFGDILKSKKRQGWRTFLVIPELAQELHVWTDKSSLFEELQSLDIFLAELYKHLDSSSNERPDISSIQRRIKKVTHDMDMCYGMMGSLFRSGSRQTLFASQVMRYADLYAASFINLLYYPFSYLFRAAHVLMPHESTVEHTHVDINEMESPLATRNRTSVDFKDTDYKRHQLTRSISEIKPPNLFPLAPQEITHCHDEDDDEEEEEEEE comes from the exons gaGAGCCAGTGTAACTCCTTCAAGACTGGAGTGACACACACTGCATCTGCATCTGCCTCAT TGTACAAGTCCCCGGAGTATGAGTCCCTTGGTTTTGAGCTTACTGTGGAGAGATTAGTTTCTATTGGCTATCCCCAGGAGTTGCTCAGCTTTGCTTATGATTCTACATTCCCTaccag GGGACTTGTCTTTGACACACTATATGGAAATCTTTTGAAAGTCGATGCCTATGGAAACCTCTTGGTCTGTGCACATGGATTTAACTTTATAAGGGG TTCTCAGGTAGCTGTTCAAAAGag acCAGAAACTAGAGAACAGTATCCAAATAAATTTATCCAGCGAGATGATACTGAAAGATTTTACATTCTGAACACACTATTCAACCTACCAG AGACCTACCTGTTGGCCTGCCTAGTAGATTTTTTTACTAATTGTCCCAGATATACCAG TTGTGAGACAGGATTTAAAGATGGGGACCTCTTCATGTCCTACCGGAGTATGTTCCAGGATGTAAGAGATGCTGTTGACTGGGTTCATTACAAG GGCTCCCTTAAGGAAAAGACAGTTGAAAATCTTGAGAAGTATGTAGTCAAAGAT GGAAAACTGCCTTTGCTTCTGAGCCGGATGAAGGAAGTAGGGAAAGTATTTCTTGCTACCAACAGTGACTATAAATATACAGAT aaaattatgACTTACCTGTTTGACTTCCCACATGGCCCCAAG CCTGGGAGCTCCCATCGACCATGGCAGTCCTACTTTGACCTGATCTTGGTGGATGCACGGAAACCACTCTTTTTTGGAGAAGGCACAGTACTGCGTCAAGTGGATACT AAAACTGGCAAGCTGAAAATTGGTACCTACACAGGCCCCCTACAGCATGGTATCGTCTACTCAGGAG GTTCTTCTGATACGATCTGTGATCTGCTGGGAGCCAAGGGAAAAGACATTTTGTATATTGGAGATCACATTTTTGgggacattttaaaatcaaagaaacGGCAAGGGTGGCGAACTTTTTTGGTGATTCCCGAACTTGCACAGGAGCTGCATGTCTGGACCGACAAGAGTT CACTTTTcgaagaacttcagagcttggATATTTTCTTGGCTGAACTCTACAA gCACCTTGACAGCAGTAGCAATGAGCGTCCAGACATTAGTTCCATCCAGAGACGTATTAAG AAAGTAACTCATGACATGGACATGTGCTATGGGATGATGGGAAGCCTGTTTCGCAGTGGCTCCCGGCAGACCCTTTTTGCCAGTCAAGTGATGCGTTACGCTGACCTCTATGCAGCATCTTTCATCAACCTGCTGTATTACCCATTCAGCTACCTCTTCAGGGCTGCCCATGTCTTG ATGCCTCATGAATCAACGGTGGAGCACACACACGTAGATAtcaatgagatggagtctcctcttGCCACCCGGAACCGCACATCAGTGGATTTCAAAGACACTGACTACAAGCGGCACCAGCTGACACGGTCAATTAGTGAGATTAAACCTCCCAACCTCTTCCCACTGGCCCCCCAGGAAATTACACACTGccatgatgaagatgatgatgaagaggaggaggaggaggaagaataa